In Tsuneonella amylolytica, one genomic interval encodes:
- a CDS encoding ABA4-like family protein: protein MWQAMFGITNLVALAMWVVLIALPRRPFTLALVLYAGVALLCLAYASGLGWVLATTGGGGGDFTTIEGVRSMFATDAGVAIGWTHYLALDLFAGLWIARDADAKKFSRLVQAPVLLLTFIAGPAGLLIWLVVRERRARGPGGWTSKKRPTLG, encoded by the coding sequence ATGTGGCAGGCGATGTTCGGTATCACCAACCTCGTCGCGCTGGCGATGTGGGTCGTGCTGATCGCCCTGCCGCGCAGGCCGTTTACGCTCGCGCTTGTGTTGTACGCAGGCGTCGCGCTCCTGTGCCTCGCCTATGCCTCCGGTCTCGGCTGGGTGCTGGCGACCACCGGCGGAGGGGGCGGCGACTTCACGACGATCGAGGGCGTCCGGTCGATGTTCGCGACCGACGCCGGTGTAGCGATCGGATGGACGCATTACCTTGCGCTCGATCTCTTCGCCGGACTGTGGATCGCACGCGATGCCGACGCGAAGAAGTTCTCGCGGCTCGTGCAGGCACCGGTGCTGCTGCTGACGTTCATCGCCGGGCCGGCGGGCCTGCTGATCTGGCTGGTCGTGCGCGAACGGCGCGCGCGCGGGCCCGGCGGCTGGACGTCGAAGAAGCGCCCGACGCTCGGCTGA